From Mucilaginibacter gotjawali:
AAGGCTTGAATCTGAGCGTTTTCACCGGGAAATGGAATTGGCGGCCGAGGTGCAGAATATGCTGATTCCTTTGAAAACCTATAAAGACAGCAGTGTTGAGGTAAGTGCAAGATACATCCCCCACCAAAATATCGGGGGCGATTATTTTGATTTTATCCGGCTGAACAAGCATGAATTTTTATGGTGTATTGCTGATGTATCGGGTAAGGGAATTTCAGCCGCTTTGCTGATGGCAAATTTCCAGGCAAGTTTACGGGCATGGTCGGCTGTGGAAGATGATCTGACCAATGTTGTTGACCGGCTGAATAAGATTGTGATCAATAATACCAAAGGTGAACGTTTTATCACACTGTTTCTGGCTAAATACAACGAAAAAACAAGGAAACTCAATTATATCAACGCCGGGCACAACGCCACCATTTTATTGTCGCAGGGCGAAGCTATAACCCTGAAACTGGGCACTACCATGATTGGTGTTTTTGATGAGTTGCCGTTTATTAACCAGGGTGAAATAGATATTGAACCCGGCACGCTGATCGTAAATTATACAGATGGTTTGCTGGATCATGAATACTCCGCCGATAAAACCTGGGGCGAAGAAAGCCTGATCGATTTTGTAGATACTCATGGAACATCAGACCCTGACACCCTGAACGAACTGCTGATGGATCATATCAAGAAAGTGATCAAAGGCAAGCCAATTGATGATGTTACATTGCTGACGATGCGGATTTTTTAGGGGAGTTGTGGGAAGGTTATAATGTTGAAAAGTTGTAATGTTAAAAGGTTGGACGATATGCTATTTGCAAATATTTACATAAAATATGGCGGTTCGCTTGATGATTTAGCTATTTACGTAAAAAGTAAATTTAATATTGGAGATGTGAACCCATCGGGGAAGGAACAACATAGGGATGGTTTGAATGTCGGTGCAGGTGAATATTATTGCTTTGAATTACTTGGACTTGAACTAAATTTGGTTGTAAACCAGGGAGAAGTCTTAGAAGAAGAATATTCTGAATATCAATATTACTTGTATATAAAGCAGTTGACGGAGATTGAAGATGAAATATTTTCCGGTGTTATTCAGCTAATGGCTGAGGTTTTAAAAAGCAATGGTATATTACTGGCTATTGAATTATGTAAATAGCTAATTGCAATAATATAAAGCAGAAAATGTATTGTTTTCATTGCCGTTGGCTTCAGCCAACGGGTTAAAAAGAAGCATTCAAGGGCTTTAGCCCAATTATTATTTAGGCTAAAGCCATATTTCTTCCTCATTTGTTCCGTCCGCTAAAGCAGACGGCAATGGATGAAAAGCACTTTAATCCTTTCAACTATTACGACCTTTTTAGCTCTATAACAACTTCTCAAGGTGTCGATACGTAAAGATGATAAAAACGATTTTCAACAATAAATGGTTCCAATATTACCTGCCGGTTAGTCTTTCTTTATTTATGCTGTTTACTGAAAAACGGGCGGTTGCAGGCACCGATGGCGGTTATGACCGGCTGTTTGGTTTTCCGTTTCCGTATATTTCAAATAATTTTGGCTGTACCGGTTGTTTTGATGTTTACACCGGCGCTCTTATCCTCGATTTCTCTATTTACCTGCTTTTGATTTTATTAATTTTTAAGGGGACTGAAAAGTTGGGATTTAAATTGAAGATTCATTGGGCCCCGACAATAACTGGCTTGCTGATCAGCGGTTTTTGGATATTCTTTTTTTGCATGATTACGCAGGATAGCAAATTCAAATTAATCAACGACATCGATTACAAAACGACGCACATAGAGTTCGTTTTTAACCAATTTCCATAAACAGCACCATCCTAAGTATTCCAACTATTATATTTGCCAAATGTTGTTAAACAGGTATCAATTTGAATTACTGGAGGCCGGATGTGATGAAGCAGGGCGTGGCTGCCTGGCGGGGCCGGTATTTGCAGCTGCCGTTATACTCCCGGATGATTTCGAACATGATTTACTTAACGATTCCAAACAGTTAAACGAGCAAACCAGGTATCAATTGCGCGTTGAAATTGAACAAAAGGCTATTGCCTGGGCGGTTGCATCGGTTGATAATTTGGAGATCGACTCCATAAATATTCTTAACGCCTCTTTCCTGGCTATGCACAGGGCTATTGACCGGCTTAAACTTGCTCCGGAGTTTTTGATCATTGATGGCAATCGCTTTAATAAATATAAAACTACCCCTCACCAATGTATTGTGGAGGGGGATGCCAAATACCTGAGTATCGCGGCAGCATCTATTTTAGCTAAAACTTACCGGGATGATTATATGAAACAAATTGCCGCCGAACATCCCGAATATGACTGGCATAAAAATAAAGGCTATGCAACCGCAAAACACCGCGAAACAGTATTGGCGATCGGTTTTACACCCTATCACCGGCGTACCTTTAGGGTAACCGACCCTCAGCTGGATCTTTTTGATGAATAGTTTTTGGGGGAAAGAGTCAAGAATCAAGAGCCAAGAACCAAGAGGCAGGAAAGACCGATTAACCACACAAATATGTAAAAAGAATTTGCAGAGTCAGGTTTGCCCCAATATTTTATTGCCGCCCAATTTTGTTTTTTATCTTGATTCCTGGCTCTTGACTCCCGGTTCTTTCCCCCAGTAACTAACAAGTGTTAAAAGTAAACAGTTCCTTTGCTTTTTTAATGTAATTATTTTGCACAAAACGGGGCAACGGGTGTTGTTAAATAGGGTGATTGCCTCAAATTATTATTTTTGCTCAAAACCTTACAGGCATTGAAGATACTTTTTTTAACCCATCGTGTACCTTTTCCGCAAAACGGCGGTTACCCCATTGTAGTTTGCAATACCATCAGGGGCCTGGTTAGCCTTGGGCACGAAGTTTCGCTGGTGGCGTTGAACGCGAAAAAGACCCACCATCAGCATAACGACGATGACAAGGACCTGTTATCCAAAATAAAATACAGGGCTTTTGATATCAATATTAACGTATCGGTATTTGATGTTGCGGTAAATTTGTTCAGCAAAACGTCGTTTAATATCGACCGATATTATGATGTAGGCTTTGAAAGGCTGTTAATAGCCGAGCTAAAAAAAACCAATTACGATATTATACAGTTTGAAGGCTTGCTGGTTTCGCTTTATATGACGGCGGTACGCAAAAATTCAAAAGCAAAACTAATTTACCGTTTGCATAACGTTGAAAGCCAGATCTGGCACCGGCTTGCGCAGCAAAAGAGCGATCCCTTTAAAAAATCGTACCTTAAAATGCATGCCAAGCGGATAAAAAACTACGAGCTGCAGCAATTAAATAATTTTGACGCGATAGCGGTTTTTACCGCCCAGGATAAAAGTACTTTGCTTGAATATGGTACAAAGATCCCGATACAGGTATTGCATTTGGGGATAAACCTTGATCATTATAAACCTGATTTTAGTAAAACCGAATTCCCGAGCCTGTTTTTTTTAGGATCGCTGGACTGGCTGCCCAACCGCGAGGGGATTGAATGGTTCCTGGAAAACTTTAAGCAGGAACTTACCGAAGGCGACCTGCGCGTAAAGTTTTATGTGGCTGGTAACGATATCCCCGAGCGTTTTGATGACTACGAGGTGATGGGCAAAATATTTATACAAGGTGAGGTAGATGACGCCCTTGAGTTTGTGAACAGCAAATCGATCATGATTGTGCCGTTGTTATCGGGCGGCGGTATGCGGGTGAAGATTGTTGAAGGGATGGCCATGCAAAAATGCATTATCTCTACATCATTGGGGGCCGAAGGGATCAACTTCAGGAACGGTGAAGATATATTGATAGCCAACGACCAGGATGAGTTTTATGAAGCAATAAAACGCTGCATCGCTGATGAAGAATACTGCAAAAGTGTAGGATTGAAAGCCCGCAAGCTGATTGAAGCAGAACACGACGTGAACAAGGTTACCCAAAAACTTGTTGAGTTTTATCAGAAAATGATTTGAACCTTTTGAGGTATTGAATCGGATTTTCCGGATAAATCAAAAACTCAAAAATTAAAAAATCCTTCAAATCTGTTAAATCGATAAATCGTGTTAATTTTGCGGCCTAATATTTTGCAATGAAGAATACCGCGTTAACAGATGTCCACATAAAAGCAGGCGCCAAAATGGTGCCCTTTGCAGGTTATAATATGCCCGTGCAATACGCAGGCATTAACGTTGAACATGAAACCGTCCGTAAAGGCGTGGGTGTGTTTGATGTGAGCCATATGGGCGAATTTATTTTAAAGGGCGATCATGCGCTTGATCTGATCCAGCAGGTGACCAGTAACGATGCCGCTAAATTATACGATGGCAAAGTACAATACTCCTGCCTGCCAAATAAAGATGGCGGTATAGTTGACGACCTTTTGGTTTACCGCATCGACCCAAAAACATATATGCTGGTGGTTAACGCATCCAACATTGATAAAGATTGGGACTGGATCAGCAGTTTTAATACTTACGGCGTGGATATGAAAAACATATCTGACCGTACTTCCTTATTAGCCATCCAGGGCCCGAAAGCTGCCGAAGCTTTGCAAAGCCTTACCGATATCGACCTGGCCTCAATGGAATATTATACCTTTAAAAAAGGCAAATTTGCCGGGGTTGATAATGTGCTGGTTTCCGCAACCGGTTATACAGGTGCGGGTGGCTTCGAGATCTATTTTGAAAACCAATACGCGGAAGCCATCTGGGACGCCATTTTTAAAGCAGGCGAACCATTCGGTATAAAACCTATCGGCCTGGGCGCACGTGATACGCTGCGTCTTGAAATGGGCTTTTGCCTTTATGGTAATGATATCGACGATACCACTTCGCCATTGGAGGCCGGTTTGGGCTGGGTAACCAAATTTACCAAGGAATTTACCAACTCCGCAGCATTGCAGAAGCAAAAAGAAGAGGGCGTAAAACGCAAACTGGTAGGTTTTGAAATGATTGATAGAGGGATCGCCCGCCATGATTACCCAATTGTTGATGCCGAAGGTAACGTGATAGGTAAAGTAACTTCAGGTACGCAATCGCCCAGCCTGCAAAAAGCGATCGGCATGGGCTATGTAAAAACGGAGTTTGCCAAAGAAGGTACTGAGATTTTTATCAGCATCAGGGATAATAAAATAAAAGCCAAGGTGGTAAAACCGCCGTTCAACAAGTAGTTTATTGGTTCACTTGTTCATTAGTTCATTGGTATTTAAAAGCGGACTGGTGATGAAGCGAACCAATGAACTAATGAGCCAATGAACTAATGAACCAATTAAACGTCTGCCTTTCCCCGGCGCTGATCCCGCTTTATAATGTTGAGGATCATATTGTAGTGATCATTGATATTTTCAGGGCCACATCATCTATCTGTTATGGTATTGAAAATGGTGCTGAAGCAATCATCCCGGTATCATTGGTGGAAGAATGTGCCGCCTATCGCGAAAAAGGCCTGGATTATTTGCTCGCTGCCGAACGTGACGGCAAGGTAGTTGAAGGGTTCGATTTTGGCAATTCGCCATTCTCCTACACCAAAGAAAAAGTGGCCGGCAAAACGGTTGTGTTAACTACTACCAACGGTACGCATGCTTTGCATCTTAGCCGCGCTGCCAAAAAAATCGTGATCGGTTCATTTTTGAACCTGACATCCATGTGCGACTGGTTGAAACTGCAAAACGACAATATTTTACTGGTATGTGCCGGCTGGAAAAATAATTTCAACCTGGAAGATACCCTGTTTGCAGGCGCCGTTGTGGAGCAATTAAAAACAGGCGATTTTAAACCGGATGATGCCGCCATTGCCGCCAACGACCTTTACCAGTTAGGCAAACACGACCTGAATGAATACCTCAAAAAAACCTCTCACAGTGAACGCCTTAAAAAACTAGGCATCGAAAAGGATATTGAATTTTGTTTGCAGGTTGATTTGATTACGGCGATTCCGGTTTTGGATGGCGAAATGTTAGTTAAGTTGCAGTAGCATT
This genomic window contains:
- a CDS encoding PP2C family protein-serine/threonine phosphatase, which codes for MDIDEISAEDELIRLLLKRQTELNALLEVTQAINKDTRTPVLIQMLQVILKSYLQVGKLRFLIEREGNFVLLSKYGGDIEPVGSLHVACQKLSKVKWPEPLANHEDSLLCTYDYFIPIYHKKKALAYALIGDFNTSSELLNNDLNFIQTVINVIVVALENKKLFKERLESERFHREMELAAEVQNMLIPLKTYKDSSVEVSARYIPHQNIGGDYFDFIRLNKHEFLWCIADVSGKGISAALLMANFQASLRAWSAVEDDLTNVVDRLNKIVINNTKGERFITLFLAKYNEKTRKLNYINAGHNATILLSQGEAITLKLGTTMIGVFDELPFINQGEIDIEPGTLIVNYTDGLLDHEYSADKTWGEESLIDFVDTHGTSDPDTLNELLMDHIKKVIKGKPIDDVTLLTMRIF
- a CDS encoding ribonuclease HII: MLLNRYQFELLEAGCDEAGRGCLAGPVFAAAVILPDDFEHDLLNDSKQLNEQTRYQLRVEIEQKAIAWAVASVDNLEIDSINILNASFLAMHRAIDRLKLAPEFLIIDGNRFNKYKTTPHQCIVEGDAKYLSIAAASILAKTYRDDYMKQIAAEHPEYDWHKNKGYATAKHRETVLAIGFTPYHRRTFRVTDPQLDLFDE
- a CDS encoding glycosyltransferase family 4 protein, translated to MKILFLTHRVPFPQNGGYPIVVCNTIRGLVSLGHEVSLVALNAKKTHHQHNDDDKDLLSKIKYRAFDININVSVFDVAVNLFSKTSFNIDRYYDVGFERLLIAELKKTNYDIIQFEGLLVSLYMTAVRKNSKAKLIYRLHNVESQIWHRLAQQKSDPFKKSYLKMHAKRIKNYELQQLNNFDAIAVFTAQDKSTLLEYGTKIPIQVLHLGINLDHYKPDFSKTEFPSLFFLGSLDWLPNREGIEWFLENFKQELTEGDLRVKFYVAGNDIPERFDDYEVMGKIFIQGEVDDALEFVNSKSIMIVPLLSGGGMRVKIVEGMAMQKCIISTSLGAEGINFRNGEDILIANDQDEFYEAIKRCIADEEYCKSVGLKARKLIEAEHDVNKVTQKLVEFYQKMI
- the gcvT gene encoding glycine cleavage system aminomethyltransferase GcvT, with product MKNTALTDVHIKAGAKMVPFAGYNMPVQYAGINVEHETVRKGVGVFDVSHMGEFILKGDHALDLIQQVTSNDAAKLYDGKVQYSCLPNKDGGIVDDLLVYRIDPKTYMLVVNASNIDKDWDWISSFNTYGVDMKNISDRTSLLAIQGPKAAEALQSLTDIDLASMEYYTFKKGKFAGVDNVLVSATGYTGAGGFEIYFENQYAEAIWDAIFKAGEPFGIKPIGLGARDTLRLEMGFCLYGNDIDDTTSPLEAGLGWVTKFTKEFTNSAALQKQKEEGVKRKLVGFEMIDRGIARHDYPIVDAEGNVIGKVTSGTQSPSLQKAIGMGYVKTEFAKEGTEIFISIRDNKIKAKVVKPPFNK
- a CDS encoding 2-phosphosulfolactate phosphatase, with the translated sequence MNQLNVCLSPALIPLYNVEDHIVVIIDIFRATSSICYGIENGAEAIIPVSLVEECAAYREKGLDYLLAAERDGKVVEGFDFGNSPFSYTKEKVAGKTVVLTTTNGTHALHLSRAAKKIVIGSFLNLTSMCDWLKLQNDNILLVCAGWKNNFNLEDTLFAGAVVEQLKTGDFKPDDAAIAANDLYQLGKHDLNEYLKKTSHSERLKKLGIEKDIEFCLQVDLITAIPVLDGEMLVKLQ